Genomic DNA from Desulfonema ishimotonii:
CCTATCAGACTTTCTTTGTTTACATTCTTTTGTATCCTTTTCATATGTGTATCTGCTTATGGAGGGGCAATAAAGGATACGGAATCCGCTTCACACGTTGATACGGCTGCGACCCAGGTCAGCATTGCCAGCTATGATTTTGACGGGGTAAAAATTCTTCAGTTCAATCTTTCCGTTCTCTCACACTATTCATATATGGTAATCAGCGGGAAAGATGCCCTTGTGGTGGATCCGGACCGTGATATTCAGGTATATATCGACACAGCAAAAAAAGAGGGATGGAATATAAGAGGGGTTTTTCTCACTCATTCCCATGCTGATTTTGTGGCAGGTCATACGGAATTTTCTAAAACCTTGGGCTGTCCAGTTTATCAAAACAAGGATAGCGGCGCGCTTTATAAGATCGTTGAATTATCTGACGATCAGATTATAGACTGGGGGGAAATCAAAATCAAATTCTTAGCGACTCCGGGTCACACGCCAGACGGCATGTGCGCTCTGGTTTTCAGTAAGAGCGACACCTCTGTTCCAAAGGCTATTTTAACCGGAGATACGCTCTTTGTCGGTTCCATAGGCAGGCCGGATCTGATGGGGGGAACAATGGCTGCGGCAACCCTTGCCGCCATGAGTTTTAATAGCTGGAACACAAAGTTATCCAAACTGGATGATAAAGTGGTCGTGCTGCCTGCTCACGGTGCCGGATCGCTCTGCGGTGCACACCTGCGTGACGAGCCATCTTCAACAATCGGTATGGAAAGGTCAACCAATCCCTATATCCTGCATAAAGGTAAGAATGATTTCATAACCGCAGTTCTGGAGGGACTGCCTGAAGCGCCGCAATATTTCAAGCATAATGCAAAAATGAATCGCGAAGGCCCGCTGCCGGTTTCATGGGATGAAAAAGTGTCTCCACCCCCGGCATACAATCAGTCCCTTTCGGATATTTCAAAATTTTACATTGTCGACTTACGGGATGCTAAAAGTTTTGCCGCAGGCCATATCCCCAATGCGGTTAATATTGGTCTGCGCGGAAGACTGGAGACCTGGGTGGGTATTATGGTACCTTGGGGAAGCGAACTCATTCTCTGCGGAAGCGATGAGGAAATCAAAGAAGCCGCTTTCCGGTTACACCGGGTAGGCTATACGGTAAAAGGTGCCCTGACATTTGAAAAATGGGAAGCAGCCATTCAGCAGATCTATAAAAACGAATCTGTTTCTCCACTGGAACTTCATAAGCGCATTACGGAAAATGCAGGTCCTATGATTATAGATGTCAGGTTGCCGAATGAATGGATGGGGCTGCGGATTGGCAATGTTGTCAATATGCCGCTTAACCGGTTAAGTGAGCTGTCCTCCAAGCTGGATCCAGGTGAACCGGTGGTCACGGTATGTAACTCAGCCTACCGCAGCAGCCTGGGAATAGGCCTGCTTGAGCGTAAAGGTTTTACAAAAGTTGCCAGTATGGAAGGCGGTGGTGAAGCCTGGATCGCAGCCGGGCTTCCGGTGATTCAACCGGTAGGTCCTGGTTCGGTTTCAGCAGTACCACGAAATCTGGTAAAATTGCCTGACCGGATTGATCCTTCGGAACTCAAACGTATGCTGATGGATCTGCCGGGAACCTTTGACCTCGTTGATATTCGGCCTCCAGATCATTTTAAGGATTATAACCTGCCAGGGTCCCGCAATGTGGATATCGGCGACCTCATAACCAATCCCGCCTATCTCATGTCTGCCGGTCCTCTGGTAATCGTGGACCGTGACGGCTCTTTGGCCATGGCTGCCGGAGGTGTACTTTCTCAAAAAACCGACCGACCGATAAAGGTTCTGTTTGGCGGGTTGGATTCCTACTGGAAAAAGGCTGATATGGGGGAACCGGTTAAGGCCGTTCCTATTTCGCCGAGCACACCGGGAACACCGAAACCGTTGCCTGCCGAACCTTCACAAACTGTTCCGCAAAAACCTGAAACTCCCAAAAAGAAAAGTGCGGGGTGCTGATTATGGATAATCAAATCAATGAAAAAGCAAACCCTGACAAAGGGTATATGAACCCGTATTATGCCGGCACCTTACTGGGAATTGTCCTCTTGCTTTCCTATTTAATACTTGGCGTGGGTTTGGGTGCATCTTCGGGCACTGCGCGATTAGGGGCATATCTGGAACTGTCCATAGCTCCGGCAAGAACTCTGGCTTGTGAATATTTTGGTAGTTGGGGCGCGCAGCCATTAAGCTATTATCTTGTTTTTATGCTGGCAGGGGTTTTTCTGGGCGGATTGATTTCAGCCATTTTAAGTGATCGTTGCGAAATTCAGATAGAAAAAGGTGCCGGATGTTCATCAAAAAAACGTCTCTTGTTTTCTTTAAGCGGCGGTATTCTGGCAGGTTTCGCCAGCCGTCTGGCTAATGGCTGCACATCAGGACAGGCATTATCAGGCAGCGCTGTACTTTTAACAGGCAGTTTGATCTTCCTTATCTGTATCTTTATCGGCGGATACATGGCTGCCTGGTTTGTAAGGAGGCAATGGCATGATTAATACTTTTTTTAATAGTGGTTCTTTGGATACACCTGCCTCTTTTATTGTCAGCCTGATTATCGGTATCGCCTTCGGTGCAGTTTTGGAAAGAGCCGGTTTCGGCAGTTCAAGACGGCTATCTGGGATATTTTATTTCAGGGATATGGCAGTACTGAAGGTCATGTTCACAGCCGTAATAGTATCTATGCTGGGAATCAGCTTTGCAAAAGCATTTGGCTGGGTAACGGTCGAAAATGTGTTTTTTTTGAATACCATTTATGCTGCACAGATTTTGGGCGGGCTGATTTTCGGCGTAGGCTTTGTCATGAGCGGCTGGTGCCCGGGTACGGGTGCCGTAGGGCTGGCTTCCGGCCGCATAGATGCTCTGGTTTTTCTCATAGGAGCCGTAATTGGCGGGATGGTTTACAATGAAGCCTATCCCCTGATGAGTAAACTCCAAACCCCAGACCAGGGTATTCTTTTTGTTTACGACTCATTAGGCGTTTCCGAGGGGAGTTTCGGCTTTGTCATGATCCTGATTGCTTTAGGATGCTTTTGGGGAGCAGAATATATAGAAAAAAACCAGGGTCTTGACAGCCAATGGGGCAAAAAGTTTCTCAAGATATTCAGTGTTGTTCTGATAGGCGGGGGCGTCGGTTTGCTTGCCATTCCGGGCAACCAGGCAAATTCCGGACACGATGCAGTAATCCCTTTGAGTGAAAACAAGGTGCTTGAAGACATTCATACCGGCAAAGACCATATTGAGCCGCAGGAATTGGCAGATCGCCTGATAGCTGGTGACCAATCAATCAAACTGGTCGATATACGCACAGCAGAGGAATTTAACAGATTCCACCTCCGGTCGGCATCAAACATTCAGCTTGTTGATTTAGTAAAAACATTGGAACCAAAAAAGGATAAGGGACTGATTATTCTTTATTCAAATGGAATGACTCATCCGGCCCAGGCGCGCGACAGTATGTTTCGTTCCGGTTTCAACAATGTCTATTTTCTCACAGACGGGCTGGAAGGCTTTTTAAATTCGTGCCTGAAACCGGTATCACTTAGATCGGAACCTGTGCCTCCTCTTATGGCAACAAAAATTAATGCCTGGCGCGCGTACTTTCTCGAGCCGGTAACAAGCACAGCAAATGCGTCAAAGCCTCCAACTTCACAGGAAGATGTTTCCAGCGTGCCATTGAATCTTCCGGGCATTGTTGACACAGAATGGTTAAACGAGAATCTGGAAAAACCGGAAATTAAAATTATTGATCTCAGATCCCAACCTGAATATAATTCAGGCCATATTCCAGGCTCGTTGAGCCTTAACCTCGAAAGTTTCAGGGGCTTGGTTCAGGGCAACCCATCGTGCTTACTGCCCCAGTCCATGCTGTCCGATCATTTTTCTATGATGGGGATTTCTCCTGACGACATGCTTGTCATTGTCTGTACCGAGAAGTTCCAGGATGCCACCTTGATTGGCATGGCCTGCGAACGTCTGCAACATGAGCGCTATGCAATATTAAGAGGCGGATTCCCGAAATGGAAAACGGAAAATCGTCCTCAGAATACCATCCTGCCGCAGGTAACGCCAAGTAAATACCCGGTTCCAAATCAGCCAGATACTTTTACGGCTGAAGCCGGGGATGTTTTGGCGCTTATAGGAAAACCGAGATCAATTATCATAGATGTCCGTCCGGAAGATTATTTTACCGGAAAGAAAAAAGATGAAGCCCGGGGCGGCCATATTCCAGGTGCAATAAATCTGCCTTTTTCCGAAGATATCGAAAAATTTGAAAGCTTCAGTGCTTTTAAACCAGTAAACGATTTAGAGAATAGATATAAGAAGGTTAGTCTGGACAAGGCCACGCCGATTATCGTTCATTGCCGCACAGGTCATCAGGCCAGCCAGACATATTTCATTTTGGTTCGCCTGTTAGGCTACACAAACATTAAGTGGTATGATGCCGGTTGGACTGAGTGGGCAGCAAAACAGCAATTGCCGGTTGAATAAAAGTCAAGGCTTGACCGAAAATGATATTCATCTGTATCGGTGCAAGTATAGGTTATAATCGCCGTCATCAGCGGTATGCTTTTACGGGAATGATAATCTTTTACATCTGTAAAAAAAGCAGCATAACCCGGCGCTATCTTTAGGGAATTGTCAACCCTATATATTGGCAATTCCCTATAAGATAAATCGCAAAAAACGGATTAAGACGCAATTATCCCGTAATAAAACTGTAATGCTCAGAAAACAGCTTTTCAAAGAGCGAAACGGGAATTTTTCGGAACTGACGATGCTATCTTTTCGGCTCTCAACGCGGAGCAATCCTACTTTTACGGTCATGTTCCGAAAGATGCCGCACCGAGTGACATGATACGGTAAAGCGGGTCATCCGGCCGGTGAACTCGGACGCAAAAGGCTTCCGATCGCTATCGCTCCCTCCACCCCCTTCCGCACAACCCCGCATACGGGTTACGCACAGAGCGGTTCGGCAGACAAGACAGAAGAAGGTCCGGGGGAAAAAGACCGATCGAAATAAAATGAGCCCCTGGTAAGGCAAACGCCGCCCATTTTACTTTTGGAAATTCTCGCATCCTGTGAAAATTTACTCGCAATTTGCGCAAGGATTTCCACTTTCGCGCCCGATTGCTTTACCACCTCTGTCTGCGTGAATTCGGAAAGGGCCGGAGCGCAGGGACTCACCCGCACATAGCGCAGGGAGACCCTGCACTCCAC
This window encodes:
- a CDS encoding MBL fold metallo-hydrolase translates to MKRKRLKPIRLSLFTFFCILFICVSAYGGAIKDTESASHVDTAATQVSIASYDFDGVKILQFNLSVLSHYSYMVISGKDALVVDPDRDIQVYIDTAKKEGWNIRGVFLTHSHADFVAGHTEFSKTLGCPVYQNKDSGALYKIVELSDDQIIDWGEIKIKFLATPGHTPDGMCALVFSKSDTSVPKAILTGDTLFVGSIGRPDLMGGTMAAATLAAMSFNSWNTKLSKLDDKVVVLPAHGAGSLCGAHLRDEPSSTIGMERSTNPYILHKGKNDFITAVLEGLPEAPQYFKHNAKMNREGPLPVSWDEKVSPPPAYNQSLSDISKFYIVDLRDAKSFAAGHIPNAVNIGLRGRLETWVGIMVPWGSELILCGSDEEIKEAAFRLHRVGYTVKGALTFEKWEAAIQQIYKNESVSPLELHKRITENAGPMIIDVRLPNEWMGLRIGNVVNMPLNRLSELSSKLDPGEPVVTVCNSAYRSSLGIGLLERKGFTKVASMEGGGEAWIAAGLPVIQPVGPGSVSAVPRNLVKLPDRIDPSELKRMLMDLPGTFDLVDIRPPDHFKDYNLPGSRNVDIGDLITNPAYLMSAGPLVIVDRDGSLAMAAGGVLSQKTDRPIKVLFGGLDSYWKKADMGEPVKAVPISPSTPGTPKPLPAEPSQTVPQKPETPKKKSAGC
- a CDS encoding YeeE/YedE thiosulfate transporter family protein encodes the protein MDNQINEKANPDKGYMNPYYAGTLLGIVLLLSYLILGVGLGASSGTARLGAYLELSIAPARTLACEYFGSWGAQPLSYYLVFMLAGVFLGGLISAILSDRCEIQIEKGAGCSSKKRLLFSLSGGILAGFASRLANGCTSGQALSGSAVLLTGSLIFLICIFIGGYMAAWFVRRQWHD
- a CDS encoding DUF6691 family protein; this translates as MINTFFNSGSLDTPASFIVSLIIGIAFGAVLERAGFGSSRRLSGIFYFRDMAVLKVMFTAVIVSMLGISFAKAFGWVTVENVFFLNTIYAAQILGGLIFGVGFVMSGWCPGTGAVGLASGRIDALVFLIGAVIGGMVYNEAYPLMSKLQTPDQGILFVYDSLGVSEGSFGFVMILIALGCFWGAEYIEKNQGLDSQWGKKFLKIFSVVLIGGGVGLLAIPGNQANSGHDAVIPLSENKVLEDIHTGKDHIEPQELADRLIAGDQSIKLVDIRTAEEFNRFHLRSASNIQLVDLVKTLEPKKDKGLIILYSNGMTHPAQARDSMFRSGFNNVYFLTDGLEGFLNSCLKPVSLRSEPVPPLMATKINAWRAYFLEPVTSTANASKPPTSQEDVSSVPLNLPGIVDTEWLNENLEKPEIKIIDLRSQPEYNSGHIPGSLSLNLESFRGLVQGNPSCLLPQSMLSDHFSMMGISPDDMLVIVCTEKFQDATLIGMACERLQHERYAILRGGFPKWKTENRPQNTILPQVTPSKYPVPNQPDTFTAEAGDVLALIGKPRSIIIDVRPEDYFTGKKKDEARGGHIPGAINLPFSEDIEKFESFSAFKPVNDLENRYKKVSLDKATPIIVHCRTGHQASQTYFILVRLLGYTNIKWYDAGWTEWAAKQQLPVE